Proteins from a genomic interval of Scomber scombrus chromosome 11, fScoSco1.1, whole genome shotgun sequence:
- the xirp1 gene encoding xin actin-binding repeat-containing protein 1, with protein sequence MVSLRRSQSLKNLSEVQERSWVMPAPTRWDRKSVSQLVKHYQSSDDLRGSEKAEHKLQVPENSAEDRWRRLENRENMALRGSLRSFGLSRSRSMDFLPQKEASGTRALCALFESKATLRKGYDSSLRLNSMSAPSKKTGRDCPLQDRRSHTTPLKETSIQRTAQLDRGKTMNGLPESYDRLPRYSHDDKYSPSLTKGGTPTRQARDRISTSSSIRDRSALYLSRAAAFDSTGGSTHPEFFGTPGTRSKNSKMADAARKITVTHSSHDEDDLPLPPPPPVPPRPLDYEGPSALSNLPMPPPKETFSTFYQQRQKSELKRLFKHIHPDLRESLDDAMDDEIMKAVQSENTQAVDAAHQCEVQSMRWIFENWTLDNIGDPHSTKKLLDEEDLTGGDVRGTSSMFEHIDSTQISGAKRQTSVLGDVRTSTWLFETQPLDSLNKSQREEGELVEAVLKEPIQPGDVSGTRLLFESKTLSDLGRCNSIEDYDFLKLKSELQEQKGDVQKTVKLFQAEPCCAIRDKSGNIHEIKSICREEINSGNTSTARWLFETQPLDLINKGTDGVKIIRGISLEEGHGGGVDRKRWMFETQSLDTIQEGEGVVKFEGTAADCTGEADVVNKKKLFEMQPLAALKGNSEEKTLEKEEIIGGDVKTSMWLFETQPMETLYDSYEVGRLKKITLSADEQGAVKGKKEMFESCSVQKSTSFKEQEIEKGDVKGFKHLFETIPLGKIAHSDEDIHEKENDISAGNVKGNKALFEATPLYAIKDSSGNFHKVTTVSREEFIKGKVQNYKWMFETKPLEQVAEGKGNVEVIKGITRQEDTVGDVKMAKWLFETQTIDGIHSKFNQTEPSTSVEEESRKGDVKTCKWLFETQPMDILYDKSEKVNDKEAIDNTNVKSITWLFESQPLDTIKDGEEYNLKLCSTIQDSFKSEVGVQTVKHLFETETLDRIRKDANLEQDVRCVSQVNFQSGDVSRVKELFESQSLDEIGSEMMTASDEQNQGEHIEKGSVHKFTWLFENCSMNKINKDNVDANTERVSDVESGDVQNKKFIFETSSLDKIHDQPIEEKSVCVEEPVIDVDVKSSTMMFESLPLYAIKDKEGQFHEVTTVKKEEVMSGDVRGARWMFETKPLDAIKEENEVYVIRAVTQEDVKKGDVKSARWKFETQPLDSLTSLEEPSVRVIEDFGSSNVQLNKKIFESEQSCQKFVRMVSVTDVQQGDVRTSTWLFENQPFDSLRGEPQEQSPVKTVHREDSQTGDVKRCTWLFESHPLDKIKEPEDTSVQGVQEEIPKADVKCTTWLFETTPLDKITATSVVDTLSYLYQMTFVHSSGIIIEANDSKNVSMAKYQLESNKCVQIQKEEVVEGNIRNIMLQLLLKPTPKTQVTLLREAEKGKVNTTVIELPVCQSDSTINLERDQRIQNIVQTIDEFLVQDNDLKKGIMMQETADGQAEMSVYSLICHCETKIESHVIEKGDVKSTIGNLLATANSQRTAASCRVDENEKGNVNLYKSCIEKGDLHYLKSLQAEALGDEVDHNLLAKENIEIVQGDVREAKRSLCQQKEQIERTISDVLPGDVKNTKRVFSSDCPLSVENIIPKEEIIPGDISSAKQQLAVKQPIMVEKEEVVAGDIKATMQSLERAKQQSMCVEREIITPGTIYEMDLSAKGPETEGSQAQKEMIISGDVKAAKKSLEMAKQQSMHVEREVFVPGKIYNLNVSAQEESSSAVTQSSSSSRCQQIKTCPKVSGAVKDQESHVSFQACQQGEISRSTALVSNCAPDSLLPFVSFECNGLTTEDETEDVVRGDVKAAIKSLQSAATEQKLLDKENIVRGNVQLALESLEKSSVNVSKGDFKAAMIYRNSGKACSGRSKTVHKQCVVVSMPPSDTKLSPSISVTCEGQPSITTQNSTPNPVANGNSKSSGSEGVTPPPLPQKTSEKLQDQKPTLPPKPQWTKSVVVDDLNISLRPEDSCPIKDNVKSAGIPPNAKQSNQFPTVKLQENTTHSKINKDTSHATYHQKCSSEAVQDSNQTNECLTLASKPHEIKKKNTAPPTGNKSNSQVMTSNNTELEMERNVIQKINAAEEIQMCMKNYAEDPKYEMNMSLQAALKNFERKDSEPLDKIVPLLSKKVKVTNDNTGDKKQTDKTEKQHSKIDEQMPDTNNTVEACHVRQNDLNGNNGKQQKYEDKVVLRKKKVKETEDERRQRLSVHKEEIMKGNVKAAMEIFENLRKREELKGILSQVQEMEGETSDVDVSSLKTLHEKVPAWIATPSRNAKQSKTEEKKVEVETQDDDLESISSVETAFEDLEKASKEIMNLKEQTLAKLLDIEEAIKKALYSVSNLKSEADIAGLSGLFNESLKSEQNIQPANNIRKISIVSSKAKSGQIKDTTDGNLQTVSDSSPSKQEVPRRVHNKPLIRQSSSQSSPSFISIHSAARKPAEQPKSTMSTFKPKTDGNCQSCHDANSDLGQESTAVESSKDAHTPAQRKVSVLEVKTVPEQPAGIIGTKTVSETYEETDGFGNVFVSSVTSTFVTKQSDSESSALFGVVGSPARYEVMASPLLRRSGRPFEDKVLGNTKEKGKVFVTFSQPMEKQ encoded by the exons aTGACAAATATAGTCCATCACTGACTAAGGGGGGCACCCCAACAAGACAAGCGAGAGACAGGATATCTACTTCCTCCTCCATTAGAGACAGATCAGCTCTCTATCTGTCAAGAGCAGCAGCTTTCGACTCCACAGGAGGCTCAACACATCCA GAATTCTTTGGTACTCCAGGAACGAGGTCTAAAAATAGTAAG atggCTGACGCAGCCAGGAAAATCACAGTTACACACTCATCTCATGATGAAGACGACCTACCtctccccccacctcctccagtGCCACCTAGACCCCTTGACTATGAAGGGCCCTCAGCATTAAGTAACCTCCCTATGCCTCCACCTAAAGAAACCTTTTCAACCTTCTACCAGCAACGGCAGAAGAGTGAGCTCAAGAGGCTCTTTAAACACATCCACCCAGACCTTCGTGAAAGTCTTGATGATGCTATGGATGATGAGATAATGAAGGCAGTGCAGTCAGAAAACACCCAGGCAGTGGATGCAGCTCATCAGTGTGAAGTGCAATCAATGAGGTGGATCTTTGAGAACTGGACTCTGGACAATATTGGGGATCCTCATTCAACCAAAAAGCTCCTGGATGAGGAGGACTTAACTGGTGGAGATGTCAGAggcacctcctccatgtttgagCACATTGACAGCACGCAAATTTCAGGGGCTAAAAGACAGACTTCAGTCTTAGGGGATGTGAGAACATCAACATGGCTGTTTGAGACCCAGCCATTGGATTCcttaaataaatcacaaagaGAAGAAGGTGAACTGGTCGAGGCAGTCCTGAAAGAGCCCATCCAGCCAGGAGATGTGAGTGGGACTCGGCTGCTTTTTGAGTCTAAAACACTGAGCGACTTGGGACGCTGCAATTCCATAGAAGACTATGACTTCCTTAAACTGAAGTCTGAGCTTCAGGAACAGAAAGGAGATGTCCAGAAGACTGTGAAACTCTTTCAGGCAGAACCTTGCTGTGCCATCAGAGACAAAAGCGGCAATATCCATGAGATTAAATCCATCTGTAGGGAGGAGATCAACAGCGGCAACACCAGCACTGCCCGTTGGCTTTTTGAAACCCAGCCTTTGGACCTGATTAATAAGGGAACTGATGGAGTGAAAATAATCCGGGGTATATCTTTGGAAGAGGGGCATGGAGGAGGAGTTGACCGAAAGAGGTGGATGTTTGAAACTCAGTCTCTTGACACAATACAAGAGGGTGAGGGAGTGGTCAAGTTTGAAGGAACAGCGGCTGACTGCACAGGAGAGGCTGATGTAGTCAACAAGAAGAAGCTCTTTGAAATGCAACCCCTGGCAGCACTGAAAGGAAACTCTGAGGAAAAGACTTtggaaaaggaagaaataatTGGGGGGGATGTCAAGACTTCTATGTGGCTGTTTGAAACTCAACCCATGGAGACACTTTATGACAGCTATGAAGTTGGGCGTCTGAAGAAAATTACCCTCTCAGCTGATGAACAAGGAGCTgtaaaaggcaaaaaagaaatgtttgagaGCTGCAGTGTTCAAAAGAGCACCTCATTCAAAGAACAAGAGATTGAAAAGGGCGATGTTAAGGGATTCAAACATCTTTTTGAAACAATTCCTCTCGGTAAAATTGCCCATTCTGATGAGGACATTCATGAGAAGGAAAATGACATCTCAGCAGGAAATGTAAAAGGCAACAAAGCTTTGTTTGAGGCTACTCCCTTATATGCAATAAAAGACAGCTCTGGAAATTTCCATAAAGTCACAACAGTCAGCCGAGAGGAATTCATCAAAGGAAAGGTTCAAAACTATAAGTGGATGTTCGAGACCAAGCCTTTAGAACAGGTTGCAGAGGGAAAGGGAAATGTTGAGGTAATCAAAGGCATCACCAGGCAGGAGGATACTGTAGGCGATGTCAAGATGGCAAAGTGGCTTTTTGAAACTCAGACAATAGATGGGATCCATTCCAAATTCAACCAAACAGAGCCAAGCACTTCTGTAGAAGAGGAGTCTCGTAAAGGTGATGTCAAGACCTGTAAATGGTTATTTGAGACACAACCAATGGACATTTTGTATGACAAATCAGAAAAAGTGAATGATAAAGAAGCCATTGACAATACCAACGTCAAGTCCATTACTTGGCTTTTTGAATCACAGCCTCTAGACACCATCAAAGATGGGGAAGAGTACAACTTGAAGCTCTGCAGCACCATACAGGATTCTTTCAAATCAGAGGTTGGTGTTCAAACAGTCAAGCATCTTTTTGAAACGGAAACCTTGGACAGAATAAGGAAGGATGCAAACTTAGAACAAGATGTGAGATGTGTCAGCCAAGTTAACTTTCAGTCAGGAGATGTCTCACGAGTCAAAGAACTTTTTGAATCCCAGTCCCTTGATGAAATCGGATCAGAAATGATGACAGCATCTGATGAACAGAATCAAGGTGAACACATCGAGAAAGGATCCGTACATAAATTCACTTGGTTGTTTGAGAACTGTTCCATGAATAAGATTAACAAGGACAACGTTGATGCAAACACTGAGAGAGTCAGTGATGTTGAGAGTGGTGATGTACAAAACAAGAAGTTCATATTTGAAACTTCCTCATTAGACAAAATTCATGACCAACCGATTGAAGAGAAGTCAGTCTGTGTGGAAGAACCTgtgattgatgttgatgtgaagTCAAGCACCATGATGTTTGAGTCCCTGCCATTGTATGCCATCAAGGACAAAGAGGGGCAGTTTCATGAAGTGACAACTGTGAAAAAAGAGGAGGTAATGAGTGGTGATGTGAGAGGAGCAAGGTGGATGTTTGAGACAAAGCCTCTTGATGCCATCAAGGAAGAGAATGAAGTTTATGTGATCCGAGCTGTCACTCAAGAGGATGTCAAGAAAGGAGATGTCAAATCAGCCAGATGGAAGTTTGAGACGCAGCCTTTGGACTCCCTTACCAGTCTAGAGGAGCCTTCTGTCAGGGTCATTGAAGACTTTGGAAGCAGTAATGTGCAGCTCAATAAAAAGATATTTGAATCTGAGCAGTCATGCCAGAAGTTTGTGAGAATGGTTAGTGTCACTGATGTCCAGCAGGGTGATGTCAGGACCTCCACCTGGCTCTTTGAGAATCAACCCTTTGACAGTCTCAGAGGGGAACCTCAAGAGCAAAGTCCAGTAAAAACAGTCCACAGGGAAGACAGCCAGACAGGAGATGTGAAACGCTGCACTTGGCTGTTTGAATCACATCCACTGGACAAGATCAAGGAGCCTGAAGATACCTCAGTGCAAGGTGTTCAGGAAGAGATACCAAAAGCTGATGTGAAGTGCACTACCTGGCTCTTTGAGACCACACCACTGGACAAAATCACTGCCACTAGTGTTGTTGACACCCTGTCATACCTATATCAAATGACTTTTGTTCACTCAAGTGGCATCATAATAGAAGCAAATGATAGTAAGAATGTGAGCATGGCAAAATATCAGCTTGAAAGTAACAAATGTGTGCAGATCCAGAAAGAGGAGGTTGTGGAGGGCAACATCAGGAACATCATGTTACAACTCTTACTCAAACCAACCCCAAAGACTCAAGTTACTCTTCTCAGAGAAGCAGAGAAGGGTAAAGTGAACACCACAGTCATAGAACTTCCAGTTTGCCAGTCTGACTCAACTATCAACCTCGAGAGGGATCAAAGAATACAAAACATTGTCCAGACGATCGATGAATTCCTTGTTCAAGATAATGATTTGAAGAAAGGAATCATGATGCAAGAGACTGCCGATGGACAAGCAGAGATGTCAGTTTATTCACTCATCTGTCATTGTGAAACCAAAATCGAGAGTCACGTTATAGAAAAAGGAGATGTAAAATCTACTATTGGAAACCTGTTAGCTACTGCCAACAGTCAGAGAACTGCAGCATCATGTAGAgtggatgaaaatgaaaagggaAATGTGAACTTGTACAAAAGTTGCATTGAGAAAGGAGATCTTCACTACCTGAAAAGTCTTCAGGCTGAGGCATTAGGAGATGAAGTTGATCACAACCTTTTGGCTAAGGAGAATATTGAAATAGTGCAGGGTGATGTGAGGGAAGCAAAGAGAAGCCTCTGTCAGCAAAAAGAGCAGATAGAGCGAACCATTTCTGATGTTTTGCCAGGGGATGTAAAGAACACCAAAAgagttttttcatcagattGCCCTCTCAGTGTTGAAAATATTATTCCAAAGGAAGAAATAATCCCTGGGGATATCTCATCAGCAAAGCAACAACTTGCAGTGAAGCAACCAATCATGGTAGAAAAAGAGGAAGTTGTGGCTGGCGACATCAAGGCAACAATGCAGTCACTAGAACGTGCAAAACAACAGAGCATGTGTGTGGAGCGGGAGATCATCACACCTGGAACTATCTATGAAATGGACTTGTCAGCAAAAGGTCCTGAAACAGAAGGAAGCCAAGCACAAAAAGAAATGATCATATCAGGAGATGTGAAAGCAGCTAAAAAGTCCCTTGAAATGGCTAAGCAGCAAAGTATGCATGTGGAGCGGGAAGTCTTTGTTCCTGGAAAAATATACAACCTGAATGTCTCAGCACAAGAGGAAAGCTCCTCAGCAGTGACCCAATCTTCGTCTTCCTCCAGATGCCAGCAAATCAAGACTTGTCCAAAGGTCAGTGGTGCAGTGAAAGATCAGGAAAGCCATGTTTCGTTTCAGGCTTGCCAACAGGGTGAAATATCAAGAAGTACAGCTTTAGTCAGTAATTGTGCACCAGACTCACTACTACCTTTTGTAAGTTTTGAGTGTAATGGTCTGACAACAGAAGACGAGACAGAAGATGTTGTTAGAGGAGATGTCAAGGCAGCAATTAAGTCTCTTCAGAGTGCAGCAACAGAGCAGAAGCTCCTagataaagaaaatattgtaaGAGGTAATGTGCAACTGGCTTTGGAATCTCTTGAGAAGTCTAGTGTAAATGTATCCAAAGGAGACTTTAAAGCTGCTATGATATACAGGAATTCAGGGAAGGCTTGTTCAGGGAGGAGCAAGACTGTTCACAAGCAGTGTGTTGTGGTGTCTATGCCTCCATCTGACACAAAATTGTCTCCTTCAATTTCAGTAACCTGTGAAGGACAACCATCCATTACAACACAGAATTCAACACCGAACCCTGTAGCAAATGGAAACTCTAAATCATCCGGTTCTGAAGGTGTaactccccctcctcttcctcaaaaGACAAGTGAGAAACTACAGGACCAGAAGCCAACTTTACCACCAAAACCACAATGGACAAAATCCGTAGTTGTGGATGACCTGAATATTTCATTACGCCCGGAAGACTCTTGCCCCATCAAAGACAATGTAAAAAGTGCAGGGATTCCTCCAAATGCAAAACAAAGCAATCAGTTTCCTACAGTTAAActacaagaaaacacaacacatagcAAAATCAATAAAGACACCTCACATGCAACATACCACCAAAAATGTTCCAGTGAAGCTGTGCAAGACtcaaatcaaacaaatgaatgtCTAACACTAGCCTCAAAGCCTCatgaaattaagaaaaagaacACAGCACCACCTACAGGAAACAAATCAAACAGCCAAGTAATGACATCAAACAATACTGAATTGGAAATGGAGAGAAATGTAATACAGAAAATCAATGCAGCTGAGGAGATACAGATGTGTATGAAGAATTATGCAGAAGACCCTAAATATGAAATGAACATGAGCTTACAAGCTGCCCTAAAGAATTTTGAAAGAAAGGACAGTGAGCCTCTGGATAAAATAGTTCCTTTGTTGTCCAAGAAGGTAAAAGTAACAAATGATAACACTGGAGACAAAAAACAGACTGACAAAACcgaaaaacaacacagcaagaTTGATGAGCAAATGCCAGACACCAACAATACAGTTGAAGCATGCCATGTACGGCAAAATGACCTCAATGGAAACAATggaaagcaacaaaaatatgaGGATAaagttgttttaagaaagaagaaagtaaagGAGACAGAGGATGAGCGACGACAGAGGCTCTCTGTCCACAAAGAGGAGATCATGAAAGGAAATGTGAAGGCGGCCATGGAAATCTTTGAAAATTTAAGGAAACGAGAGGAACTTAAGGGAATCCTGTCTCAGGTgcaagagatggagggagaaacCAGTGATGTAGATGTAAGCTCCTTGAAGACATTACATGAGAAAGTCCCTGCTTGGATAGCTACACCAAGTAGAAATGCAAAGCAAAGTAAAACGGAGGAAAAGAAAGTTGAAGTAGAGACACAGGATGATGATCTAGAAAGCATATCCTCGGTTGAGACTGCGTTTGAAGATTTGGAAAAGGCAAGCAAGGAAATAATGAATCTGAAGGAACAGACTTTAGCAAAGCTCCTTGATATTGAAGAGGCAATTAAAAAAGCTCTGTACTCTGTCTCCAATCTGAAATCTGAGGCTGACATCGCAGGCTTGTCAGGACTATTTAATGAGTCTTTAAAATCTGAGCAAAACATTCAACCTGCCAACAACATCAGGAAAATAAGTATTGTGTCAAGCAAGGCGAAATCAGGACAAATCAAAGATACGACAGACGGGAATCTGCAGACAGTTTCAGATTCAAGTCCTTCCAAACAAGAAGTGCCCAGACGAGTGCACAATAAGCCACTTATAAGACAGTCATCTTCCCAGTCCTCTCCATCGTTCATCTCCATTCACTCAGCCGCCAGAAAACCTGCTGAACAACCAAAATCAACCATGTCAACATTTAAACCAAAAACTGATGGTAATTGTCAAAGTTGCCATGATGCAAACAGTGATCTGGGACAAGAGTCTACTGCTGTTGAGTCTTCAAAAGATGCTCACACCCCTGCACAGCGCAAGGTCAGTGTGCTTGAGGTGAAAACAGTTCCAGAACAACCTGCTGGAATAATTGGCACAAAGACTGTAAGTGAAACATACGAAGAGACCGATGGCTTTGGCAACGTATTTGTTTCCTCTGTGACCTCAACATTTGTCACAAAACAGTCTGACAGTGAGTCCTCTGCTCTGTTTGGAGTGGTTGGGAGTCCAGCCAGATATGAAGTTATGGCATCCCCATTACTGCGAAGATCTGGTCGCCCTTTTGAAGATAAGGTGTTGGGCAACACCAAGGAGAAGGGGAAGGTGTTTGTAACATTTAGCCAACCAATGGAAAAGCAATAA
- the LOC133991266 gene encoding LOW QUALITY PROTEIN: solute carrier family 22 member 13-like (The sequence of the model RefSeq protein was modified relative to this genomic sequence to represent the inferred CDS: inserted 1 base in 1 codon), protein MDFGTILRTIGDFGLFQKLLLIELTVPHFLLPVFFCSFLFIQSYPERHCNTNWVLKVDPNLTSHEQLNLTLPREEDGTFSRCRMFVPVVWNISDIRKYGLNETTGCQNGWVYGNTMYESTIVTDFDLVCDKSNMAGVAQTAFMTFLLAGSVFFGPTAESFGRKRTTQIPAVLPLIFTIVAGVSQNFYVYIVSQFIVGSALAGYRMNSVVFATEWIGVTKRSFATCMGQMVGGLGQTAMAGLVYLIRDWRIAQFVMAGLQAVVCIYIWYIPESARWLLGQGRIEEANKLIRKVAAINKQKIQENMLNKVTEESSVQSGGXFFSSVVLMKYLFILCFAW, encoded by the exons ATGGATTTTGGAACGATTTTGAGGACTATCGGAGACTTCGGATTGTTCCAGAAGCTTCTCCTCATTGAGTTAACTGTTCCACATTTTTTActgcctgtttttttctgtagttttctttttatccAGTCATATCCTGAGCGGCACTGTAACACAAACTGGGTCCTCAAGGTTGATCCTAACCTAACCTCACATGAGCAGCTGAACCTGACTCTGCCTCGGGAGGAGGATGGGACCTTCAGCAGGTGTCGGATGTTTGTGCCTGTTGTTTGGAACATCAGTGACATCAGGAAATATGGACTCAATGAGACCACAGGGTGCCAGAACGGATGGGTGTATGGCAACACCATGTATGAGTCCACCATAGTCACTGAT TTTGATCTCGTCTGTGACAAGTCAAACATGGCTGGAGTTGCACAGACAGCTTTCATGACTTTTTTACTTGCTGGCTCAGTCTTCTTTGGACCTACAGCTGAATC GTTCGGCCGCAAGAGAACCACTCAGATACCAGCTGTCCTCCCCCTAATATTCACTATAGTTGCTGGTGTGTCTCAAAATTTCTATGTGTACATAGTGTCACAGTTCATAGTTGGATCTGCGCTTGCTGGATATAGGATGAATTCCGTTGTATTTG CTACTGAATGGATTGGGGTCACTAAAAGGTCCTTTGCCACTTGCATGGGCCAGATGGTTGGAGGTCTTGGACAGACTGCCATGGCTGGTCTGGTATATCTTATTCGTGACTGGAGAATAGCACAGTTTGTCATGGCAGGATTACAGGCGGTTGTATGCATATACATATGGTA CATCCCTGAATCTGCGAGGTGGTTGCTGGGGCAAGGAAGAATAGAAGAAGCAAACAAGTTGATACGTAAAGTCGCAGCaatcaataaacagaaaatcCAAGAGAATATGCTTAACAAG GTAACTGAGGAAAGTTCTGTCCAGAGTGGGG AGTTTTTTTCCTCAGTAGTCctgatgaaatatttattcatcCTATGTTTTGCCTGGTAA
- the LOC133990700 gene encoding solute carrier family 22 member 13-like, which produces MAEFGEILRNIGEFGKFQKITLFALCFPNLILPFHFANLFFIQSDPERHCNTNWVLKADPNLTSHEQLNLTLPREEDGTFSRCRMFVPVDWNISDIREYGLNETTGCQNGWVYGNMIYEATVVTDFDLVCDQANMVEVAQAVLMAGILVGCLVFGPFAESFGRKRATQMPVIVMLIFTVTTGICPNFPLYLVSQFILGIGYGGYRLNSVILATEWIGVSKRSWGACVTHMFGAVGQCILAGMIYFVRDWRLAQLITAAPIAVIAIYIWFIPESARWLLDRGRTEEAKQLLVKVAAINKRTVPDHLLEEIVVKETEKKGGIIILIQSPLLRKYFFTIIFAWFSLNVTYYCLSFNVGNFGLDIFLTQLMFGLTELPAHILCIWLLEAVGRKISLMATLLSGGFLCILILAFPQDNAVAITVLATSGRFFANWAGSICSVYIQELFPTSFRQTASGLGSIASRAGGLLSPLLNMLAVYHWSIPVVVFSSLTLISGGLGFLLPETRRRELPDSTDEAESIRNKSTMKKQRGSKLHPHSKSTKL; this is translated from the exons ATGGCTGAATTTGGAGAGATCCTGCGTAACATCGGAGAATTTGGAAAATTTCAGAAAATCACCCTTTTTGCTCTTTGCTTCCCAAATCTCATTCTGCCTTTTCACTTTGCCAACCTATTTTTCATCCAGTCAGATCCTGAACGGCACTGTAACACAAACTGGGTCCTCAAGGCTGATCCTAACCTAACCTCACATGAGCAGCTGAACCTGACTCTGCCTCGGGAGGAGGATGGGACCTTCAGCAGGTGTCGGATGTTTGTGCCTGTGGATTGGAACATCAGTGACATCAGGGAGTATGGACTCAATGAAACCACAGGGTGCCAGAATGGATGGGTGTACGGCAACATGATATATGAGGCCACTGTAGTAACTGAT TTTGATCTAGTTTGTGACCAGGCTAATATGGTAGAAGTGGCGCAAGCAGTGTTGATGGCTGGCATTCTTGTTGGGTGTCTCGTATTTGGACCTTTTGCTGAATC GTTTGGTCGTAAACGGGCAACTCAGATGCCAGTCATTGTAATGCTCATATTTACTGTAACAACTGGAATATGTCCAAACTTCCCCTTGTACTTGGTATCCCAGTTTATATTGGGCATTGGCTATGGAGGTTATCGACTTAATAGCGTTATATTAG CCACTGAATGGATTGGGGTGTCCAAAAGATCATGGGGagcatgtgtgactcacatgTTTGGTGCAGTTGGACAGTGCATCCTTGCTGGTATGATTTACTTTGTCAGGGACTGGAGACTGGCTCAGCTAATCACAGCAGCTCCAATTGCAGTGATTGCTATTTACATATG GTTTATTCCAGAGTCGGCCAGGTGGTTATTGGacagagggaggacagaagaggCTAAACAGCTGCTTGTAAAGGTGGCAGCCATTAACAAACGTACTGTTCCAGACCACCTGCTGGAAGAG ATCGTTGTCaaagaaactgagaaaaagggAGGCATAATAATTCTTATCCAATCACCTCTGCTTAGGAAGTATTTCTTTACCATAATATTCGCATG gtTCTCACTGAATGTTACCTACTACTGCCTTTCATTCAATGTGGGAAATTTTGGCTTGGACATCTTCCTGACACAGCTCATGTTTGGTCTGACTGAACTACCAGCTCATATACTTTGCATCTGGTTGTTAGAAGCAGTAGGGAGAAAAATATCCCTCATGGCAACACTTCTAAGTGGAGGATTCTTGTGCATCTTAATCCTAGCTTTTCCTCAAG ATAATGCTGTTGCTATTACCGTACTGGCAACCTCAGGACGTTTTTTCGCTAACTGGGCAGGATCCATATGTAGTGTGTATATTCAGGAGCTGTTCCCGACATCTTTCCG ACAAACTGCCTCTGGTTTGGGCTCCATTGCGAGCAGAGCTGGTGGGTTGCTGTCTCCACTGCTCAACATGTTGGCCGTGTACCACTGGTCCATACCCGTCGTAGTCTTCAGCAGCCTTACACTGATTAGTGGAGGTCTTGGCTTCCTGCTTCCCGAAACCAGGAGAAGAGAGCTCCCTGATTCAACCGATGAGGCCGAGAGCATCAG AAATAAGAGCACCATGAAGAAACAAAGAGGATCAAAACTCCATCCACACAGCAAATCAACCAAACTGTAG